The Lacipirellula parvula genome window below encodes:
- a CDS encoding serine/threonine protein kinase: MSLLDRFRRSTHHHGSSRAPAAHMTWAARSVSHTLTSTRLFLKKQLWLWPIIAIVLLSTLGFAVHHAIESTMKANLHSSLQTLLKVERSMIERWMATQERNAEAMANNAQTRRIVDELLTALKPNGEATDEATIAKLREQLADSLGPAMNSHHYIGYVLVDRDRKTQAASEPEIIGIDAPAGMQLFVDKALDGVGSVSAPYPSVSALREGDGTRRTGVPTMIVSAPIRDENFQVIAALGLRIQPERDFTQLLQLGRINESGETYAFNKDGLMLSNSRFDDELILLGVLPDQPDAHSILTVLVRDPGGDLTSGFRPKIRRSEMPPTAVVAAAAAGKSGIDLEGHNDYRGVPSVAAWTWLDKYNFGLATEVDMSEAYGPLYILKRTFWGLLGLLMLSSIAIFLFTLRVARLQREAREAAVEAKQLGQYKLEQKLGAGAMGVVYKGHHAMLRRPTAIKLLDAAIVTDQSIARFEREVQITSQLTHPNTVQIFDFGRTPEGVFYYAMEYLEGIDLQTLVERYGPQPAGRVIHLMRQMCGSLYEAHSKGLVHRDVKPANLFLTRRGGESDVVKVLDFGLVKAREEQRDGDDRAMAGTPLYMSPEAIQMPGSVDGCSDIYAVGAVGYFLLTGRTVFEATSVVELCDKHMNEQPVAPSVRLGQPVPVELEEAILACLEKSRSKRPQTARDLAQRLARSAAAAEWSIEQAEVWWSRHDRGQAGPSINSGAPTLSKDLEATIAR, from the coding sequence ATGAGCCTCCTCGACCGCTTCCGCCGCAGCACACACCACCATGGCAGCAGCCGTGCCCCCGCAGCCCACATGACGTGGGCCGCCCGCAGCGTTTCGCACACGCTCACCAGCACGCGGCTCTTCCTCAAGAAGCAGCTCTGGCTCTGGCCGATCATCGCCATCGTGCTGCTGTCAACGCTCGGCTTTGCCGTTCATCATGCCATCGAATCGACGATGAAGGCCAATCTGCATTCGAGTTTGCAGACGCTGCTGAAAGTCGAACGCTCGATGATCGAGCGCTGGATGGCGACGCAGGAGCGCAATGCCGAAGCGATGGCGAACAACGCACAGACTCGCCGCATCGTTGACGAATTGCTCACGGCCCTCAAACCTAACGGCGAAGCGACCGACGAAGCCACGATCGCCAAACTGCGCGAACAACTCGCCGACAGCCTCGGCCCGGCGATGAACTCGCACCACTACATTGGTTACGTCCTCGTCGATCGCGACCGAAAAACGCAGGCTGCGTCGGAACCCGAAATCATCGGCATCGACGCCCCGGCCGGCATGCAGCTGTTCGTCGACAAAGCGCTCGACGGCGTCGGCAGCGTCTCCGCCCCTTACCCCAGCGTTTCCGCTCTCCGCGAAGGCGACGGCACCCGCCGAACCGGCGTCCCCACGATGATCGTCAGCGCCCCGATTCGCGACGAAAACTTCCAAGTCATCGCAGCCCTCGGCCTGCGCATTCAACCCGAGCGCGACTTCACGCAGTTGTTGCAGCTAGGGCGCATCAACGAATCAGGCGAAACGTACGCCTTCAACAAAGACGGGTTGATGCTCTCCAACAGCCGGTTCGACGACGAGCTGATCTTGCTCGGCGTTCTACCCGATCAGCCCGACGCCCACTCGATTCTCACCGTGCTGGTGCGCGACCCCGGCGGCGACCTTACCTCCGGCTTCCGGCCGAAGATTCGCCGCTCGGAAATGCCGCCGACCGCTGTCGTCGCCGCAGCCGCCGCCGGCAAGAGCGGCATCGACCTCGAGGGCCACAACGACTATCGCGGCGTCCCGTCGGTCGCCGCCTGGACCTGGCTCGACAAGTACAACTTCGGACTCGCCACCGAGGTCGACATGAGCGAAGCCTATGGCCCGCTCTACATTCTCAAGCGAACGTTCTGGGGCCTGCTCGGCCTCTTGATGCTCAGTTCCATCGCGATCTTCCTGTTCACGCTCCGCGTCGCCCGCCTACAACGCGAAGCCCGTGAAGCGGCCGTCGAGGCGAAGCAACTCGGCCAATATAAGCTGGAACAAAAGCTCGGCGCCGGCGCCATGGGCGTCGTCTACAAGGGGCACCACGCGATGCTCCGCCGACCGACGGCGATCAAGCTCCTCGACGCCGCGATCGTCACCGATCAATCGATCGCCCGCTTCGAGCGTGAGGTGCAGATCACCAGCCAGCTAACGCACCCCAACACGGTGCAAATCTTCGACTTCGGCCGCACGCCCGAAGGAGTGTTTTACTACGCGATGGAGTACCTCGAAGGAATCGACCTGCAAACTCTGGTCGAGCGCTACGGCCCGCAGCCCGCTGGCCGCGTGATTCATCTCATGCGGCAGATGTGCGGCTCGCTGTACGAGGCCCACTCGAAGGGGCTCGTTCATCGCGACGTGAAGCCGGCCAACCTATTCCTCACCCGCCGCGGCGGCGAATCGGATGTGGTGAAGGTACTCGACTTCGGCCTCGTGAAGGCTCGCGAAGAGCAACGCGACGGCGACGACCGTGCGATGGCTGGAACGCCCCTCTACATGTCGCCCGAGGCGATTCAGATGCCCGGCTCCGTCGATGGCTGCAGCGACATCTACGCCGTCGGCGCCGTTGGTTACTTCCTGCTGACGGGTCGCACGGTGTTCGAAGCGACGTCGGTCGTCGAGCTGTGCGACAAGCATATGAACGAACAACCGGTGGCGCCATCGGTCCGACTGGGGCAGCCGGTGCCGGTGGAGTTGGAAGAGGCGATTCTCGCATGCCTGGAGAAGTCGCGCTCGAAGCGGCCGCAAACGGCCCGCGATCTCGCGCAACGCTTGGCCCGTTCAGCTGCCGCGGCGGAGTGGTCGATCGAGCAGGCGGAAGTTTGGTGGAGCCGCCACGATCGCGGGCAAGCGGGGCCTAGCATCAACAGCGGAGCGCCGACGCTGAGCAAGGACCTCGAAGCGACGATTGCGCGGTAA
- a CDS encoding sigma 54-interacting transcriptional regulator, with product MSLFTPAQRRLAAAIAKLGYTNPFHPQRIEWEREILGEEFSGAQAVWSLQLAATTPDQNHARISAHVATLVRDASAKLEAGAKAEPIELELYADAVLYHLFDEYRIEFQQMIEAAHAGEPATQVRFWRKFRDDVARYFTPAGRELGIGYDPAHMLACYFQFRRAFFHVYFFIVGRSPAAARLRSMVWESIFTHDLRRYQRSIYRCLGDVTTLITGPSGTGKELVARAIGLSRYIPFDEERGRFVEDFCTGFHPVNLSALSPTLIESELFGHRRGAFTGAAADRVGWLETCPAHGAVFLDEIGELDASIQVKLLRVLQSRMFQRLGDTVERRFPGKVIAATNRDLVAEIDAGRFREDFYYRLCADRITTPTLREQLDESPEDLEHLLLMSAQRVAPEEAESLAGEVAAWINKHLGPRYPWPGNVRELEQCFRNVMIHGAYAPAVAAKSAGDEWESTARAIRGGELTAEELLRRYCRIVHAHCGSYEQTAKRTGLDWRTVKKKLTE from the coding sequence ATGTCGCTCTTCACGCCCGCTCAACGCCGTCTCGCCGCCGCGATTGCGAAGCTTGGGTACACCAATCCGTTCCATCCGCAGCGGATCGAATGGGAACGCGAAATTCTGGGCGAGGAGTTCAGCGGCGCGCAAGCGGTTTGGAGCCTGCAACTGGCGGCGACGACGCCTGATCAAAATCATGCGCGGATTTCAGCGCATGTGGCGACGCTCGTGCGCGACGCGAGCGCCAAGCTCGAAGCAGGCGCGAAGGCGGAGCCGATCGAACTGGAGCTTTACGCCGACGCGGTGCTCTATCACCTGTTCGATGAGTACCGCATCGAATTCCAGCAGATGATCGAAGCGGCGCACGCCGGCGAGCCCGCGACGCAGGTGCGCTTTTGGCGGAAGTTTCGCGACGACGTGGCACGGTACTTCACGCCGGCCGGGAGAGAACTCGGCATCGGGTACGATCCGGCCCACATGCTCGCCTGTTACTTTCAGTTCCGTCGCGCGTTCTTCCACGTTTACTTTTTCATTGTCGGTCGCTCCCCCGCGGCGGCGCGGTTGCGGAGTATGGTGTGGGAGTCGATTTTTACCCACGACCTACGGCGCTACCAACGCTCGATCTACCGTTGCCTCGGCGACGTGACGACGCTGATCACGGGCCCGTCGGGGACGGGAAAGGAACTCGTCGCCCGCGCGATCGGATTGTCACGCTACATTCCGTTCGACGAGGAGCGGGGCCGGTTCGTCGAGGACTTTTGCACGGGGTTCCATCCGGTGAACTTGTCGGCATTGTCGCCGACGCTCATCGAATCGGAACTGTTCGGCCATCGTCGCGGGGCCTTCACCGGCGCTGCTGCCGATCGCGTCGGCTGGTTGGAAACGTGCCCCGCACATGGGGCCGTGTTCCTCGACGAGATTGGCGAGCTCGATGCTTCGATCCAGGTGAAGCTGCTACGCGTGTTGCAGAGTCGCATGTTCCAGCGCTTGGGCGATACCGTCGAGCGGCGGTTCCCGGGGAAGGTGATTGCGGCGACGAACCGCGATCTGGTGGCGGAGATCGATGCCGGCCGCTTCCGTGAGGATTTTTACTATCGCCTTTGCGCCGATCGGATCACGACGCCAACGCTACGCGAGCAACTCGACGAGTCGCCGGAAGATTTGGAGCATTTGCTGCTGATGAGCGCTCAGCGGGTGGCGCCGGAAGAGGCGGAGTCGCTCGCTGGCGAGGTGGCGGCTTGGATCAATAAGCATCTCGGGCCGCGCTACCCGTGGCCGGGGAACGTGCGGGAACTGGAGCAATGCTTTCGCAACGTGATGATTCACGGCGCGTACGCGCCGGCGGTCGCCGCGAAGTCGGCGGGCGATGAGTGGGAGTCGACGGCGCGGGCGATCCGCGGCGGCGAACTGACGGCGGAGGAATTGCTGCGTCGCTATTGCCGCATCGTGCATGCCCACTGCGGGAGCTACGAGCAAACGGCAAAGCGAACCGGCCTCGATTGGCGAACGGTAAAGAAGAAGCTAACCGAGTAG
- the rrtA gene encoding rhombosortase has translation MNTATSRNATNTSPAILPLAAVQRPEPAKFRGGGLLLLAIVGMGVVAWATPLAGEGWEFNRQAIANGEWSRLLTGHLVHWNFDHLLWDAATFLVLGVACLWRSVGRTAATLLAAAVAISGAIFFLQPEIETYRGLSGLDSALFTLLVASLWRESHRNGRRWLSVAAPLALATFLAKAAYETAAGATLFVDSGEAGFIPLASAHLIGGAVGAAIALLPANHSASAAHHA, from the coding sequence ATGAACACCGCCACTTCCCGCAACGCAACTAACACTTCCCCCGCCATCTTGCCCCTCGCCGCAGTGCAACGTCCCGAACCCGCCAAGTTCCGCGGCGGCGGCTTGCTGCTACTCGCCATCGTCGGCATGGGGGTCGTCGCGTGGGCCACGCCGCTCGCTGGCGAAGGGTGGGAGTTCAACCGCCAAGCGATCGCCAACGGCGAGTGGAGCCGCCTGCTCACCGGCCACTTGGTCCACTGGAACTTCGACCACCTGCTATGGGACGCGGCCACGTTCCTGGTGCTCGGCGTCGCGTGTCTCTGGCGGAGCGTCGGCCGCACGGCGGCGACGCTGCTCGCCGCCGCCGTGGCGATCTCGGGGGCCATCTTCTTTCTGCAGCCGGAGATTGAAACCTACCGCGGCCTCAGCGGGCTCGATTCGGCGCTCTTCACGCTGCTCGTCGCCAGCCTCTGGCGGGAGTCGCACCGCAACGGCCGCCGCTGGCTGAGCGTTGCCGCCCCCCTCGCCCTGGCGACCTTCCTAGCGAAGGCGGCGTACGAAACGGCCGCAGGGGCCACGCTGTTCGTCGATAGCGGCGAGGCGGGCTTCATTCCGCTGGCGTCGGCCCACCTCATCGGCGGAGCGGTCGGGGCCGCGATCGCCCTGCTCCCTGCGAACCACTCAGCCAGTGCCGCTCACCACGCCTGA